Proteins found in one Vulpes vulpes isolate BD-2025 chromosome 13, VulVul3, whole genome shotgun sequence genomic segment:
- the LYPD2 gene encoding ly6/PLAUR domain-containing protein 2, with the protein MRGARLVLLVLLLVTCGERGERVVALRCYTCHEPTAVSSCATIVTCGTNETMCKTTLYSLETVYPFLGDSTVTKSCASKCVPSDVDSIGQTRPVSCCNTELCNLDGAPGLDGRRSLALALAPLLLWSLGL; encoded by the exons ATGAGGGGGGCTCGGCTGGTGCtactggtgctgctgctggtgaccTGCGGCGAGCGTGGAGAGCGTG TGGTGGCCCTGCGATGCTACACCTGTCATGAGCCTACTGCTGTGTCCAGCTGTGCCACCATCGTCACCTGCGGTACCAACGAGACCATGTGCAAGACCACCCTCTACTCCCTGGAGACAG TGTACCCCTTCCTCGGGGACTCCACGGTGACCAAGTCCTGCGCCAGCAAGTGTGTGCCCTCGGACGTGGACAGCATCGGCCAGACCCGGCCCGTGTCCTGCTGCAACACGGAGCTCTGCAACCTGGACGGGGCCCCCGGCCTGGACGGCCGCCGCAGCCTGGCCTTGGCGCTGGCGCCCCTCCTGCTCTGGAGCCTCGGCCTGTAG
- the SLURP1 gene encoding secreted Ly-6/uPAR-related protein 1, with the protein MVPTETQSTGKSVGTRKPARGGYKCPEGGPGTASPSFRAQQMARCGAALPLLLLAAASLRAGEAFRCFTCELPTPVSLCKNISVCKPEDTACKTTLLQIESEYPFHQSPMVTRSCSSSCIATDPDSIGATHLVFCCFRDLCNSVQASRLLGHLP; encoded by the exons ATGGTGCCCACTGAAACGCAGAGCACAGGCAAAAGTGTGGGCACGAGAAAGCCTGCG AGGGGAGGGTATAAGTGCCCAGAGGGTGGCCCCGGCACTGCCTCTCCCAGCTTCCGAGCACAGCAGATGGCCCGGTGCGGGGCTGCACTCCCGCTGCTGCTCCTCGCAGCCGCCAGCTTGCGCGCTG GTGAGGCCTTCAGATGCTTTACCTGTGAGCTGCCCACACCTGTTTCCTTATGCAAGAACATCTCTGTCTGCAAGCCAGAGGACACGGCCTGCAAGACCACGCTGCTGCAGATTGAGTCAG AGTACCCGTTCCACCAGAGCCCCATGGTGACCCGGTCCTGCTCCAGCTCCTGCATAGCCACCGACCCTGACAGTATTGGGGCCACCCACCTCGTCTTCTGCTGCTTCCGTGACCTGTGCAATTCAGTGCAGGCCAGCAGGCTCCTTGGCCACCTTCCCTGA
- the THEM6 gene encoding protein THEM6 isoform X1, with product MLGLAVASLAVALAYFALLDGWYLVRVPCAVLRARLLQPRVRDLLAEQRYAGRVLPSDLDLLLHMNNARYLREADVARAAHLARCGVLGALRALGARAVLAASCARYRRSLRLLEPFEVRTRLLGWDARAFYLEARFVSLRDGFVCALLRSRQHVLGTSPERVVRHLCKRRDREPQASLRPGAAVCLGLWSHRLRPLLLNASGGVEPPELPEDLRHWIAYNETSSQLLRAESGLSDVVKDQ from the exons ATGCTGGGGCTGGCCGTGGCGTCGCTGGCCGTGGCGCTCGCCTACTTCGCGCTGCTGGACGGCTGGTACCTGGTGCGCGTGCCGTGCGCCGTGCTCCGTGCGCGCCTGCTGCAGCCGCGCGTCCGCGACCTCCTGGCCGAGCAGCGCTACGCCGGCCGCGTGCTGCCCTCGGACCTGGACCTGCTGCTGCACATGAACAACGCGCGCTACCTGCGCGAGGCCGACGTGGCGCGCGCCGCGCACCTGGCCCGCTGCGGGGTGCTGGGGGCCCTGCGCGCGCTCGGGGCCCGCGCCGTGCTGGCCGCCTCGTGCGCGCGCTACCGCCGCTCGCTGCGCCTGCTGGAGCCCTTCGAGGTGCGCACCCGCCTGCTGGGCTGGGACGCCCGCGCCTTCTACCTGGAGGCGCGCTTCGTGAGCCTGCGCGACGGCTTCGTGTGCGCGCTGCTGCGCTCCCGCCAGCACGTGCTGGGCACCTCGCCGGAGCGCGTCGTGCGGCACCTGTGCAAGCGCCGG GACAGGGAGCCCCAGGCGAGCCTGAGGCCTGGTGCTGCTGTGTGCCTTGGACTCTGGAGCCACCGTCTCCGGCCCCTGCTTCTGAATGCGAGTGGCGGG GTGGAACCCCCGGAGCTGCCAGAAGACCTGCGGCACTGGATCGCCTACAACGAGACCAGCAGCCAGCTGCTCAGGGCTGAGAGTGGGCTCAGTGACGTGGTCAAGGACCAGTGA
- the THEM6 gene encoding protein THEM6 isoform X2: MLGLAVASLAVALAYFALLDGWYLVRVPCAVLRARLLQPRVRDLLAEQRYAGRVLPSDLDLLLHMNNARYLREADVARAAHLARCGVLGALRALGARAVLAASCARYRRSLRLLEPFEVRTRLLGWDARAFYLEARFVSLRDGFVCALLRSRQHVLGTSPERVVRHLCKRRVEPPELPEDLRHWIAYNETSSQLLRAESGLSDVVKDQ, translated from the exons ATGCTGGGGCTGGCCGTGGCGTCGCTGGCCGTGGCGCTCGCCTACTTCGCGCTGCTGGACGGCTGGTACCTGGTGCGCGTGCCGTGCGCCGTGCTCCGTGCGCGCCTGCTGCAGCCGCGCGTCCGCGACCTCCTGGCCGAGCAGCGCTACGCCGGCCGCGTGCTGCCCTCGGACCTGGACCTGCTGCTGCACATGAACAACGCGCGCTACCTGCGCGAGGCCGACGTGGCGCGCGCCGCGCACCTGGCCCGCTGCGGGGTGCTGGGGGCCCTGCGCGCGCTCGGGGCCCGCGCCGTGCTGGCCGCCTCGTGCGCGCGCTACCGCCGCTCGCTGCGCCTGCTGGAGCCCTTCGAGGTGCGCACCCGCCTGCTGGGCTGGGACGCCCGCGCCTTCTACCTGGAGGCGCGCTTCGTGAGCCTGCGCGACGGCTTCGTGTGCGCGCTGCTGCGCTCCCGCCAGCACGTGCTGGGCACCTCGCCGGAGCGCGTCGTGCGGCACCTGTGCAAGCGCCGG GTGGAACCCCCGGAGCTGCCAGAAGACCTGCGGCACTGGATCGCCTACAACGAGACCAGCAGCCAGCTGCTCAGGGCTGAGAGTGGGCTCAGTGACGTGGTCAAGGACCAGTGA